A region of Roseobacter litoralis Och 149 DNA encodes the following proteins:
- a CDS encoding DUF2793 domain-containing protein, with product MSDNTTNLLLPYILAAQAQKHVTHNEALRLLDGLVHLSVRGAARTAPPPDPNDGDRFLVAPGATDDWSGWDNSIAYWVDGAWLQLPPRPGWRAWVEEFDGSANSPGESLPGERLLLVYDGTGWVGTTPSELQNLALLGLGTTADAANPFSAKLNAALWTATTVAEGGTGDLFYTMNKENAADDLGLTLQTNFVTKALVGIFGSDSFRLAVSADGSTFFDGLTVDNTNGIVDQPQLPRFKAWTNYDNYVGVGTWTKIGLNNTDYNDQGCFDSGTNLFTAPVDGTYLFGATLLYKINASATARMRGRLVLNGATEIRGSFGESSATHVSLATAIWLQTMVPLTAGDTVELQGYFRVADGYFAADHTSFWGCKVG from the coding sequence ATGTCCGACAACACGACCAATCTGCTACTGCCCTACATCCTCGCGGCGCAGGCCCAGAAGCATGTCACCCACAACGAGGCCCTGCGCCTGCTCGACGGGCTCGTGCACCTTTCTGTTCGCGGCGCGGCCCGTACCGCGCCACCGCCCGACCCGAACGATGGCGACCGGTTTCTCGTCGCCCCGGGGGCAACGGACGATTGGTCCGGCTGGGACAACAGCATCGCCTATTGGGTCGATGGGGCCTGGCTTCAACTCCCACCCCGGCCCGGTTGGCGGGCGTGGGTTGAGGAGTTCGACGGATCAGCAAACTCTCCGGGGGAGAGTTTGCCCGGAGAACGGCTGCTTTTGGTCTACGATGGAACCGGCTGGGTCGGCACCACGCCCAGCGAGTTGCAGAACCTCGCGCTGCTGGGGTTGGGCACCACCGCCGATGCCGCCAACCCGTTCTCAGCCAAGCTTAACGCAGCCCTCTGGACGGCGACGACCGTCGCCGAAGGCGGGACCGGCGATCTGTTCTACACGATGAATAAGGAGAACGCCGCCGATGATCTCGGGCTCACGCTCCAGACCAATTTCGTGACGAAGGCGCTGGTGGGCATCTTCGGCTCCGACAGTTTCCGCCTCGCGGTCTCGGCTGACGGCAGCACCTTCTTCGACGGGCTGACCGTCGACAACACGAACGGCATCGTCGACCAGCCGCAGCTGCCGCGCTTCAAGGCCTGGACGAACTACGACAACTATGTAGGTGTCGGCACCTGGACGAAGATCGGCCTGAACAACACCGACTATAACGATCAGGGCTGTTTCGATTCTGGGACCAACCTCTTCACAGCACCGGTCGACGGCACCTACCTCTTCGGCGCGACGCTGCTCTACAAGATCAACGCCAGCGCGACGGCGAGGATGCGGGGGCGGCTGGTGCTGAACGGCGCAACCGAAATTCGTGGCTCCTTCGGCGAGAGCTCCGCCACCCATGTCTCGCTCGCCACCGCGATCTGGCTGCAGACCATGGTGCCGCTGACGGCGGGCGATACCGTCGAGCTGCAGGGCTATTTCAGGGTCGCGGATGGCTACTTCGCGGCCGATCACACTTCCTTCTGGGGCTGCAAGGTCGGCTGA
- a CDS encoding AraC family transcriptional regulator translates to MNNRSDPKFTRAMLVLLPLTTVFAQRGGDVEALLLRHKIPNAALTTPTMLVDASACYAAMEDMAETLGDVHFGAKVATEAANKGAPAIWKAAKNAVTLGDFLARIVVEIATQVDNVRYLFSASADAASFEVKRTLRVSGPTTQLDAIGVVFYVSLIKRGLGNTFDPKSIIVTAPTNAGFPPGFLPKSSFIKSNINGLRISFPPQWLWEPFSPGWDVVETPRGKFARDGSDDGATVAYFRSLLVANIGVEGLSLNRFAEFCGTHPRQMQRILSAQGVTYSQMKDEARRHLAVELVANTNTPIAQIGLRVGLSSPSALTRAFRQWTGKTPSHFRAETTRAQKPSEL, encoded by the coding sequence ATGAACAATCGGTCTGACCCAAAGTTCACACGGGCAATGCTGGTGCTGCTCCCGCTCACCACAGTGTTTGCCCAACGGGGCGGCGATGTTGAAGCTCTGTTGCTTAGACACAAGATACCCAACGCCGCGCTGACCACTCCGACGATGCTTGTCGATGCGTCCGCATGCTACGCCGCAATGGAGGATATGGCGGAAACCCTCGGCGATGTTCATTTCGGCGCAAAGGTAGCAACTGAAGCTGCAAACAAAGGCGCACCAGCCATTTGGAAAGCAGCAAAAAACGCCGTGACTTTGGGAGATTTTCTTGCCCGGATCGTTGTGGAAATCGCGACGCAAGTTGACAATGTGCGCTACTTGTTTTCCGCATCAGCTGACGCCGCCAGTTTCGAAGTCAAGCGTACTCTGAGGGTTTCAGGGCCAACTACACAACTGGATGCTATCGGCGTTGTCTTCTACGTAAGCCTGATCAAACGGGGATTGGGAAATACATTCGATCCAAAAAGCATCATCGTTACTGCGCCAACCAATGCAGGCTTTCCACCGGGCTTCCTGCCTAAAAGCTCTTTCATCAAGTCCAACATTAACGGCCTGCGAATTTCTTTCCCTCCGCAATGGCTCTGGGAGCCGTTTTCACCCGGCTGGGACGTGGTTGAGACTCCGAGGGGAAAGTTCGCACGCGATGGTAGCGACGACGGTGCAACGGTTGCCTATTTTCGGAGCCTGCTTGTGGCGAATATCGGTGTCGAGGGTCTGTCGCTAAACCGTTTTGCTGAATTCTGCGGCACGCACCCACGCCAGATGCAGCGCATTCTGTCGGCCCAAGGCGTCACCTATAGTCAGATGAAAGACGAGGCCCGTCGGCACCTCGCGGTTGAGCTTGTCGCGAACACAAACACACCTATCGCGCAGATCGGATTGCGGGTTGGCCTCTCGAGCCCGTCAGCACTAACTCGAGCATTCAGGCAGTGGACCGGGAAGACACCTTCGCATTTTCGTGCCGAAACCACGCGAGCCCAAAAACCATCAGAACTGTGA
- a CDS encoding amidohydrolase family protein, translating into MSAVPEIEFLATGRVGRFENAKELNVLKAKYLAASAIAALFSSTVVVLANDVVIMGGRVIDPETGLDAIRNVAIEGDKIVAISEFPLEGDVVIDATGHVVSPGFIDLHHHGQNIGDYRMQVIQGVTTGLELESGLLPIGDWYETQATKNLPMNYGAAAGWTYSRIATFSDTDPLATAAYFQDAQIRNDWKMDIADADQSEHILSLLEEGLKEGALGIGINAGYAPGYGQKEYFALAELAKEYNVPTFTHVRYASNTEPQSSFEAVKELIGNAAITGAHMHLCHINSTSLSDIHATLALIEEAQAQGISVTTEAYPYGAANTVVGAAMFSGPDWRERMDSTANNFQLGADRMSEEELADYQANKPGTFITWHFLDENNPENLALLDASVTHPSVLIASDSVFWSYFDEDGNVKFYEGDEWPLPEKVFGHPRSTGSYTKILRSYVRERGLLSLSEAIRKMSLMPAQTLEESVPQMRNKGRIQVGMDADIVVFDPLTVADLATFANANQLTLGVQTVLVNGGFAVRDGELVLDAPYGRPIRNTVTK; encoded by the coding sequence ATGTCTGCGGTACCTGAGATAGAATTTCTGGCGACTGGACGGGTCGGAAGATTTGAAAATGCGAAGGAATTGAATGTGTTGAAAGCAAAGTATTTGGCTGCTTCTGCGATAGCCGCTCTATTCTCCTCAACTGTGGTCGTGCTGGCCAATGACGTTGTGATCATGGGCGGTCGGGTGATCGACCCAGAGACCGGGCTTGATGCCATTCGGAATGTTGCCATCGAAGGCGACAAGATCGTGGCCATCAGCGAATTCCCACTCGAGGGCGATGTTGTGATCGATGCCACTGGGCACGTGGTGTCGCCTGGTTTCATCGATTTGCATCATCATGGCCAGAATATAGGTGACTACCGGATGCAGGTGATTCAGGGCGTCACTACAGGACTGGAGCTTGAATCCGGGCTTTTACCCATCGGCGACTGGTATGAAACGCAGGCCACCAAGAACCTGCCAATGAACTATGGTGCGGCTGCAGGCTGGACATACAGCCGGATCGCAACCTTTTCCGATACCGATCCGCTGGCAACTGCCGCCTATTTTCAGGATGCACAGATACGTAACGACTGGAAAATGGACATCGCCGATGCGGATCAATCCGAGCACATCCTTTCACTGCTCGAGGAAGGCCTAAAGGAAGGTGCGCTTGGCATCGGCATCAACGCAGGCTACGCGCCGGGCTATGGGCAGAAGGAGTATTTCGCGCTTGCCGAACTGGCCAAGGAATACAACGTTCCAACCTTTACGCACGTTCGGTACGCCAGCAATACTGAGCCGCAAAGTTCCTTCGAGGCCGTAAAGGAACTGATCGGCAACGCCGCGATTACCGGTGCGCATATGCATCTGTGTCATATAAATTCGACCTCGCTCTCGGATATTCATGCCACTCTGGCGTTGATAGAAGAGGCGCAGGCCCAAGGCATCAGCGTAACGACAGAAGCTTATCCTTATGGTGCCGCTAACACTGTCGTCGGGGCGGCCATGTTCAGCGGCCCTGACTGGCGCGAGCGGATGGACTCGACCGCCAACAATTTCCAGCTTGGCGCGGACCGGATGTCCGAGGAGGAGTTGGCTGACTATCAGGCGAACAAGCCCGGCACCTTCATCACCTGGCACTTCCTCGATGAGAATAATCCGGAAAATCTCGCCCTGCTGGATGCCTCGGTAACACATCCTTCGGTGTTGATCGCCTCGGATTCAGTGTTCTGGTCGTACTTCGACGAAGATGGGAATGTGAAATTCTATGAAGGAGATGAATGGCCGTTGCCAGAAAAGGTGTTCGGCCATCCAAGGTCTACTGGGTCTTATACCAAAATCCTGCGCTCCTACGTACGCGAGCGTGGGCTGTTGTCGCTTTCCGAAGCAATCCGCAAGATGTCGCTGATGCCAGCCCAGACGCTGGAAGAAAGCGTGCCGCAGATGCGCAACAAGGGTCGAATTCAAGTGGGGATGGACGCCGACATTGTCGTCTTTGATCCGCTGACGGTCGCCGACCTGGCCACTTTCGCCAATGCGAACCAACTGACCCTTGGTGTGCAAACCGTGCTGGTAAACGGTGGCTTCGCAGTGCGCGACGGTGAACTGGTGCTGGACGCGCCATACGGTCGACCAATACGCAACACTGTTACGAAATGA
- the pncB gene encoding nicotinate phosphoribosyltransferase: MVDIATRVWNHKWKIDPIVRSLIDTDFYKLLMCQSVFRNKRDTRVTFSLINRSTHIPLAELIDEGELREQLDHIRSLSLSRGESTWLRGNTFYGKRQMFRSDFMEWFENLRLPAYHLERKGDQFELTFEGSWPEVMLWEIPALAVLMELRGRAVLDQMDRFELQVLYARAMTRVWEKIEGLRDIPGLSIADFGTRRRHSYLWQDWCVQAMREGLGASFTGTSNCKIAMNRELEAIGTNAHELPMVYAALAEGDSALAQAPYDVLSDWHDEHEGNLRIILPDTFGTSGFLEKAPDWLAGWTGIRVDSGDPVQAAEDAIAWWRSRGEDPSKKRVIFSDGLDVEKIRSLHHQFSGRVQPSFGWGTLLTNDFRNLVPQDSLAPFSLVCKAIEANGRPTVKLSDNPNKAMGPASEIERYKRVFDVGAQRAQDVIV, from the coding sequence ATGGTTGATATCGCAACCCGCGTCTGGAACCACAAATGGAAAATCGACCCGATTGTACGCTCGTTGATCGACACGGATTTTTACAAGCTTCTGATGTGTCAGTCGGTTTTCCGCAATAAACGCGATACGCGCGTGACATTCAGCCTGATCAACAGATCCACACATATCCCCCTTGCCGAACTCATTGATGAGGGGGAGTTGCGCGAACAGCTGGATCATATTCGCTCACTTTCCCTGTCGCGCGGGGAAAGCACATGGCTGCGCGGCAATACCTTTTACGGCAAACGTCAGATGTTTCGTTCGGATTTTATGGAATGGTTCGAAAACCTCCGTCTCCCGGCCTATCACCTCGAACGCAAAGGCGATCAGTTTGAGCTGACATTCGAAGGCAGCTGGCCCGAGGTCATGCTTTGGGAAATTCCGGCTTTGGCAGTGCTGATGGAACTGCGCGGGCGCGCGGTACTCGATCAGATGGACAGGTTTGAGCTGCAAGTACTGTATGCGCGGGCAATGACGCGGGTTTGGGAAAAAATAGAAGGTTTGCGCGACATTCCGGGCTTGTCGATTGCTGATTTTGGCACGCGTCGGCGTCATAGCTACCTGTGGCAAGACTGGTGCGTTCAAGCGATGCGGGAAGGTCTTGGCGCGTCGTTCACCGGCACATCCAACTGCAAGATTGCCATGAACCGCGAATTGGAAGCAATCGGAACCAATGCGCATGAATTGCCGATGGTTTACGCCGCCCTCGCGGAGGGTGACAGCGCTTTGGCGCAAGCACCCTATGACGTCCTGTCTGACTGGCACGATGAGCACGAAGGCAACCTGCGCATCATCCTGCCGGACACCTTCGGCACCAGCGGCTTTCTGGAAAAAGCGCCGGATTGGCTGGCCGGGTGGACAGGGATCAGAGTGGATAGCGGTGACCCTGTGCAAGCCGCCGAAGACGCGATCGCCTGGTGGCGCTCAAGAGGTGAAGACCCGAGCAAAAAGCGGGTGATTTTCAGTGATGGTCTGGATGTGGAAAAGATCCGCAGCCTGCACCACCAGTTTTCGGGGCGGGTGCAACCATCCTTTGGGTGGGGAACTCTCTTGACGAATGACTTCCGAAATCTGGTGCCGCAAGACAGCCTTGCGCCATTCTCACTGGTTTGCAAAGCCATCGAAGCAAATGGGCGCCCCACCGTGAAACTGTCCGATAATCCAAACAAGGCGATGGGCCCCGCCTCGGAAATCGAACGCTATAAGCGCGTGTTCGACGTTGGTGCACAACGCGCGCAGGACGTGATCGTTTAA